The following proteins come from a genomic window of Methanocella conradii HZ254:
- the mfnA gene encoding tyrosine decarboxylase MfnA, with product MERGVEEERILEELEDAARRNIPYGRVLSSMCTVPHPIALKACKRFIVSNLGDPKLFPGTASLERACIGMLGELLHLPSASGYITTGGTESNIQALRTARQLKKADPGRANIVLPESAHYSFDKAAQMLGVTLRRAPLDDELKVNVDAMRELIDRDTIALVAVAGTTEFGQVDPIEEISGLAQDEGLFLHVDAAFGGFVIPFLEDPSRYRFDFELPGVMSVAIDPHKMGMSTIPSGGLLYREEGHMRALEISAQYLTSQVQFSLAGTRSGASAAATYAVMRHLGREGYRRIVSECMANTKLLYDRLKAMGLEPVIKPVLNIVTFKVPDAQRVRKRLCDMNWYVSTTSRPEALRMVVMPHVTREVIEAYVADLKKVLDVV from the coding sequence ATGGAGCGTGGGGTCGAGGAGGAGCGAATACTCGAGGAGCTCGAGGATGCGGCGCGGCGCAACATACCGTATGGGCGGGTGCTCAGCTCGATGTGCACCGTCCCACACCCCATCGCCTTGAAAGCGTGTAAGAGGTTCATCGTCTCCAACCTTGGCGACCCCAAGCTTTTTCCCGGGACGGCCTCGCTCGAGCGTGCCTGTATCGGCATGCTTGGCGAGCTTTTACATTTACCCTCGGCGTCGGGCTACATAACTACGGGGGGCACCGAGAGCAACATCCAGGCGCTGCGCACCGCGAGGCAGCTGAAGAAAGCTGACCCTGGCAGGGCGAACATCGTCCTTCCTGAGTCGGCGCATTACTCCTTTGATAAGGCGGCCCAGATGCTGGGCGTCACCCTGAGGAGGGCGCCCCTGGACGACGAGCTAAAGGTCAACGTGGATGCCATGAGGGAGCTCATCGATAGGGATACCATAGCCCTCGTAGCCGTTGCGGGCACCACGGAGTTCGGGCAGGTGGACCCAATAGAGGAGATAAGCGGCCTGGCCCAGGACGAGGGGCTGTTCCTCCACGTGGACGCGGCGTTCGGCGGCTTCGTCATACCATTCCTCGAAGACCCCTCGAGGTACAGGTTTGACTTCGAGCTTCCGGGCGTCATGTCCGTCGCCATCGACCCCCATAAGATGGGCATGAGCACGATACCGTCCGGTGGCCTTCTATACAGGGAGGAGGGCCACATGAGGGCGCTGGAGATAAGCGCCCAGTACCTGACGTCTCAGGTGCAGTTCTCGCTTGCAGGCACGAGGAGCGGCGCTTCGGCGGCGGCCACCTACGCGGTCATGCGGCACCTGGGCAGGGAGGGCTACAGGCGAATCGTGTCAGAGTGCATGGCCAACACAAAGCTGCTATATGATAGGCTTAAAGCTATGGGCCTGGAGCCCGTGATAAAGCCAGTGCTGAACATCGTAACCTTTAAGGTGCCGGATGCCCAGAGGGTGAGAAAACGGCTATGTGACATGAACTGGTACGTTTCAACGACCTCCCGCCCCGAGGCGCTCAGGATGGTCGTCATGCCGCACGTCACCCGTGAGGTCATCGAGGCCTACGTAGCCGACCTAAAAAAAGTGCTGGACGTGGTTTGA
- the ppsA gene encoding phosphoenolpyruvate synthase: MAKTKAIMREVTMPSKKLVVWLEEVRNTDIPIVGGKGASLGEMISAELPVPRGFVVTAQAFREFLESTGIAEKLFEGLKVDVDDAKALDRAASEAKKLILDTPMPESIEKAIREYYAALCKREGGEVYVAARSSATAEDLPEASFAGQQETFLNVRGADDLVKAVHDCWASLYGARAIYYRVKQSFPHEHVNIAVVVQVMVDAEEAGVMFTSHPTTGEDVTIIEAAWGLGESVVSGAVSPDTYMVNNKDFSIAQKKIATKQTMIIRDKKTRKSKKIEVPEEKKNAQVLPDDIIVRLAKLGQIVAEHYGKPQDIEWAVKDGEIYLLQSRPITTIQKREAKGGLAAGEVILEGLGASPGVASGKVKIVQSMGELDKVLDGDILVTKMTTPDMVPAMKRSAAIITDEGGMTCHAAIVSRELGTPAVVGTMDATRVLQDGQVVTVDGEKGHVLLGSLKKPEEKAREEAKATVAPATKPITATEVKVNVSIPEAAERAKATLADGVGLLRIEHMILGLNTHPKVYIESGRSDEYVAELVKGIRTVADAFYPKPVWVRTLDAPTDEFRAMKGGEGEPYEHNPMLGMRGIRRDLRETEHFKLEMAAFKKLFEMGYDNIGIMLPLVQHPRELRRAKELMAECGIDLEKVDVGIMVEIPASAIIIDEFIKEGIDFVSFGTNDLTQYTLAVDRNNELVADLYDEMHPAVLKLIEYVIERCSKAGVKTSICGQAGSRPEVARRLVAMGITSISANIDAVEAVREMVARTEHEIILEAARKKVV; encoded by the coding sequence ATGGCTAAGACAAAAGCGATCATGAGAGAGGTAACCATGCCATCCAAAAAGCTAGTCGTATGGCTTGAAGAAGTAAGGAATACGGACATCCCCATCGTAGGGGGTAAGGGCGCAAGCCTTGGAGAGATGATAAGCGCAGAGCTCCCCGTGCCGAGGGGGTTCGTGGTGACGGCCCAGGCGTTCAGGGAATTTTTGGAGTCCACGGGAATTGCGGAAAAGCTGTTCGAGGGCCTGAAAGTGGACGTGGATGACGCGAAGGCGCTTGACAGGGCGGCCTCTGAGGCGAAAAAGCTGATACTCGACACGCCCATGCCCGAGAGCATAGAGAAGGCTATCAGGGAGTACTACGCGGCGCTGTGCAAGAGAGAAGGGGGGGAGGTTTACGTTGCCGCCAGGTCGAGCGCAACCGCTGAGGACCTGCCGGAGGCCAGCTTCGCCGGCCAGCAGGAGACCTTCCTGAACGTGAGGGGCGCCGACGACCTGGTTAAGGCGGTTCACGACTGCTGGGCGTCGCTGTACGGCGCCAGGGCCATCTACTACAGGGTCAAGCAGAGCTTCCCCCACGAGCACGTCAACATCGCCGTGGTCGTGCAGGTAATGGTCGATGCCGAGGAGGCGGGAGTGATGTTCACCTCCCACCCGACGACGGGCGAGGACGTGACCATAATAGAGGCGGCGTGGGGCCTGGGCGAGTCGGTGGTCTCAGGGGCGGTGTCGCCGGACACTTACATGGTGAATAATAAGGACTTCAGCATAGCCCAGAAAAAGATCGCCACCAAGCAGACCATGATAATCCGGGATAAGAAGACGAGAAAGAGCAAGAAAATAGAGGTGCCCGAGGAGAAGAAGAACGCCCAGGTTTTGCCCGACGATATCATCGTAAGGCTGGCCAAGCTCGGGCAAATCGTGGCCGAGCACTATGGCAAGCCCCAGGACATCGAATGGGCCGTGAAGGATGGGGAGATCTACCTGCTCCAGTCGCGGCCAATCACCACCATCCAGAAACGTGAGGCGAAAGGAGGGCTGGCTGCGGGGGAGGTCATCTTAGAGGGCCTGGGGGCATCGCCGGGCGTCGCCAGCGGCAAGGTCAAGATAGTCCAGAGCATGGGCGAGCTGGACAAGGTGCTGGACGGCGATATACTTGTTACAAAGATGACCACGCCGGACATGGTGCCGGCCATGAAGCGCTCAGCGGCAATAATCACAGATGAGGGGGGCATGACCTGCCACGCGGCCATCGTGTCCCGCGAGCTAGGCACCCCGGCGGTGGTGGGCACCATGGATGCCACCAGGGTGCTGCAGGACGGCCAGGTTGTGACAGTGGACGGGGAGAAGGGCCACGTTTTGCTTGGTTCCCTCAAGAAGCCCGAGGAGAAAGCCCGCGAGGAGGCGAAGGCTACCGTTGCCCCGGCCACAAAGCCGATAACCGCCACCGAGGTCAAGGTCAACGTGTCCATACCCGAGGCGGCGGAGCGGGCGAAGGCCACCCTGGCTGACGGCGTGGGCCTGCTCAGGATAGAGCACATGATACTGGGGCTGAACACCCACCCGAAGGTCTACATCGAGAGCGGCCGCTCCGATGAGTACGTCGCCGAGCTCGTGAAGGGCATCCGCACCGTGGCGGACGCCTTCTACCCGAAGCCCGTGTGGGTGAGGACCCTCGACGCCCCGACGGACGAGTTCAGGGCGATGAAGGGCGGCGAAGGGGAGCCATATGAGCACAACCCCATGCTCGGCATGAGGGGGATCCGCCGCGACCTGAGGGAGACGGAGCACTTCAAGCTCGAGATGGCCGCCTTTAAGAAATTGTTCGAGATGGGCTACGACAACATCGGAATCATGCTCCCGCTCGTCCAGCACCCGCGGGAGCTGCGCCGTGCCAAGGAGCTCATGGCGGAGTGTGGCATCGACCTGGAGAAGGTTGACGTCGGCATAATGGTCGAGATCCCGGCCTCCGCAATAATCATCGATGAATTTATTAAGGAGGGCATCGATTTCGTATCGTTCGGCACTAACGACCTGACCCAGTACACGCTTGCCGTGGACCGTAATAACGAGCTGGTCGCAGACCTTTACGATGAAATGCACCCCGCCGTGCTAAAGCTTATCGAGTACGTCATCGAGCGGTGCAGCAAGGCGGGCGTGAAGACCTCGATATGTGGCCAGGCGGGCAGCAGGCCCGAGGTGGCCCGCAGGCTCGTGGCAATGGGCATCACGAGCATTTCCGCAAACATAGACGCTGTCGAGGCGGTCAGGGAGATGGTCGCGAGGACCGAGCACGAGATAATTCTAGAAGCTGCCAGGAAAAAAGTGGTGTAA
- the hpt gene encoding hypoxanthine/guanine phosphoribosyltransferase: MLKNLKETMKNAPIVRRGTYNYFIHPISDGVPLVRPELLREVIACIVKNANLEVDKIVTVEAMGLPLGAALSTMTDIPFIIIRKRKYELPGEIAVHQATGYSKGELYLNGINKGDRVLIVDDVISTGGTMKAVIQALEQAGAIIEDIVVVIERGEGRKVIEDMGYRVQTIIKIDVDEHGVKILGCIDDKL; encoded by the coding sequence ATGCTGAAAAATCTTAAAGAGACGATGAAAAACGCCCCCATCGTGAGGAGGGGCACGTATAACTATTTCATCCATCCCATCTCAGACGGCGTGCCATTGGTGAGGCCCGAGCTTTTACGGGAGGTCATCGCCTGCATCGTTAAGAACGCCAACCTGGAAGTCGATAAGATAGTGACGGTTGAGGCGATGGGCCTGCCCCTCGGCGCGGCCCTCTCGACGATGACGGATATACCTTTTATCATCATCCGCAAGCGTAAGTATGAGCTCCCCGGCGAGATAGCGGTCCATCAGGCCACGGGCTACTCCAAGGGCGAGCTTTACCTGAACGGCATCAATAAGGGCGACCGCGTGCTTATCGTCGATGACGTCATAAGCACGGGTGGCACCATGAAGGCGGTCATCCAGGCCCTGGAGCAGGCTGGCGCCATCATCGAGGATATCGTGGTAGTCATAGAGAGGGGCGAGGGGAGAAAGGTCATCGAGGACATGGGCTATAGGGTCCAGACCATTATAAAGATTGACGTGGACGAGCATGGCGTGAAAATCCTGGGTTGTATTGACGATAAATTATGA
- a CDS encoding methanogenesis marker 8 protein → MDEHVIEGLGRARIVVRDGKVAEVGEPLLTYCPIFDKHRGIKRIDRDVIARNIQFRIDDFGMCTPRRVLKMKDFLSFGISEIICTAMRQKKVDVAVLVCEGCGTLLVTDPDMVQGIGGRVSGLVSTTPIPEVIEKVGREYVLDPATARIDQVEGVKKAIGMGFKNIAVSIIDGTTAKKMKQLEADNPGVNVYTFIVHTTGMSKEEASLVFDYADVSTGCASKHIREEGEKRALCKVGDSIPIYGITPRGKELIEERIRFMGRPIVPKPDAPQPDRLL, encoded by the coding sequence ATGGATGAGCATGTCATCGAGGGCCTCGGCAGGGCCAGGATCGTGGTCAGAGACGGCAAAGTCGCCGAGGTGGGGGAGCCACTGCTGACCTATTGCCCAATCTTTGATAAGCATAGGGGCATAAAAAGGATAGACAGGGACGTCATCGCCAGGAACATCCAGTTCAGGATTGACGACTTCGGCATGTGTACGCCTCGCCGCGTGTTAAAGATGAAGGACTTTTTGTCATTTGGGATATCGGAGATAATCTGTACTGCCATGAGGCAAAAAAAGGTCGACGTGGCGGTGCTGGTCTGTGAAGGGTGTGGCACGCTTCTCGTCACAGACCCTGACATGGTCCAGGGGATAGGCGGCCGGGTGTCAGGGCTGGTGAGCACGACGCCCATACCAGAAGTGATCGAGAAGGTGGGCCGCGAGTATGTCCTGGACCCGGCGACGGCGCGCATCGACCAGGTGGAAGGGGTAAAGAAAGCCATTGGCATGGGCTTCAAGAATATAGCGGTCTCCATAATAGACGGCACGACGGCTAAAAAAATGAAACAGCTAGAGGCGGACAACCCCGGCGTCAACGTGTACACTTTCATCGTGCACACGACTGGCATGTCAAAAGAGGAAGCCTCCCTTGTGTTCGATTATGCCGACGTGTCCACGGGATGTGCCTCTAAACACATTAGAGAGGAGGGGGAGAAGAGGGCGCTGTGCAAGGTGGGAGACTCCATACCCATTTATGGCATAACGCCGAGGGGTAAAGAGCTTATCGAGGAGCGCATCCGGTTCATGGGAAGGCCCATCGTCCCGAAGCCAGACGCCCCTCAGCCGGACCGTCTCCTATAG
- a CDS encoding ABC transporter substrate-binding protein: protein MSTLTIGHLSTVYHTSFILEGTDWLRNMGIDARWKLFASGPDIVKAFEGEEIDIGYIGLPPVIIGITRGVPLKCIAGGHVEGTVMLAQKEYKGLGELGDIAAVLAQFKGKAIGTPPRGSIHDVIARDLIARLGYDIEVRNYPWADFVLDALVDRKIPAAMGTPPLVVAARRFCGARIIIPPGRLWPNNPSYGIVAREELLREEDAILRFLEAHERACNFIRERPAEAARIVARLTGIVDEGFVLEAYRISPKYCAALSPEYIESTMGFVEALKGLGYISRSVSKDEIFDTRFIEKTHPERPHYGM, encoded by the coding sequence ATGAGCACGCTGACAATAGGCCATCTTTCTACGGTTTATCATACGTCTTTTATACTTGAGGGCACGGATTGGCTGCGGAATATGGGGATAGACGCCAGGTGGAAGCTCTTCGCCTCTGGCCCCGACATCGTGAAGGCGTTCGAGGGCGAGGAGATAGATATAGGCTATATCGGGCTTCCGCCGGTAATCATAGGCATCACGAGGGGCGTGCCCCTCAAGTGTATCGCGGGCGGCCACGTGGAGGGCACGGTCATGCTGGCCCAGAAGGAGTATAAGGGGTTGGGCGAACTGGGGGACATTGCAGCGGTTCTCGCACAGTTCAAGGGAAAGGCGATAGGCACCCCGCCCAGGGGCTCAATCCATGACGTCATAGCCAGGGACCTCATAGCAAGGCTTGGGTATGATATCGAGGTGAGGAACTACCCGTGGGCCGATTTCGTGCTGGACGCGCTGGTAGATAGGAAGATACCGGCCGCCATGGGCACCCCGCCCCTCGTGGTGGCCGCGAGGCGTTTCTGCGGCGCAAGGATTATAATTCCTCCCGGCCGGCTCTGGCCGAACAACCCCAGCTATGGCATCGTGGCGAGGGAGGAGCTTTTAAGGGAGGAGGATGCAATCCTTCGCTTCCTCGAAGCGCATGAGAGGGCCTGTAACTTCATCCGGGAGAGGCCCGCAGAGGCGGCGAGAATTGTGGCGCGCCTCACAGGGATAGTGGACGAAGGGTTCGTGCTCGAGGCGTACCGTATATCCCCAAAGTATTGCGCGGCGCTCTCGCCAGAGTACATCGAGTCTACTATGGGCTTCGTAGAAGCGCTAAAAGGCCTTGGATACATTTCTCGTTCCGTGTCAAAGGATGAGATATTCGATACCCGATTCATCGAAAAAACCCATCCAGAGCGTCCCCACTATGGCATGTGA
- a CDS encoding S8 family peptidase translates to MTSNVTSDGLSDVNTSMPFNVPVYREVVIVYFKEMPVSVGEFASSYGVSPVFVKGDIRMAAFESDPVMVGGVVSEKTALAIERISKDPRVESVKRDTYMFVDPRQEIDMTPRLIYPEDLEKKGVEVIPDRVCVGFWRLPPSLDEFGEKYGGKPIDLTETNLRLQWVSYETKDVKGFIDRASKDPYVQYIEVHGKGQWATIPNDEYWNSSSQNYTYTWGQRRVYAPEAWTYQTGSESIIVGLIDSGVQLDHPDLTGRFTNDGYDCLNNDSDPSDDYGHGTAMAGVIGSSWNNGIGYAGMSKSKILPIKNGDIYGPDPDATSRGIDYAVNHGAKIISMSFGFSSDYINVRTSIANAYSAGCILVAAAGNYASNNTLYPAGYDNVIGVSATDRSDQLASFSNFGPTVDLSAPGVDIGTTSMGSMYAAIDGTSPAAAMVSGVAALVWSQNPTTLRDRILTYLYNSADDRGASGRDDQFGYGIVNAYGAVMYGQMRAVGTGNLPGSGYAAQTSLYVPADSYVDTIMVGNENSNLDILLKWNSPPTLSSYDAASGSNYSLERALTRGSGTLYILVYAFSGGGNFKLCSISGAPTDGSFVADTLQQGYGYYSGGQGWGKGYAFNSGPDGCNFDLAVKWNQIASPYVYDAKSETPAAQEIVGPVYGTGTFYSTVYSQSGIGEFAMLRFVY, encoded by the coding sequence TTGACTTCAAATGTCACGAGCGATGGGTTAAGTGACGTTAATACATCAATGCCCTTTAATGTGCCTGTATATAGAGAAGTTGTGATCGTCTATTTCAAGGAGATGCCTGTGTCGGTGGGCGAGTTCGCGTCCTCTTATGGCGTCTCGCCGGTTTTTGTTAAGGGGGATATTAGGATGGCGGCGTTCGAATCTGACCCGGTGATGGTTGGTGGCGTGGTAAGCGAGAAGACTGCGCTGGCTATCGAAAGGATCTCTAAAGATCCTCGGGTAGAATCTGTTAAAAGGGACACGTACATGTTCGTGGACCCAAGACAAGAGATCGATATGACGCCTCGGCTAATATACCCGGAAGATCTTGAGAAGAAAGGTGTCGAAGTCATACCTGACAGGGTCTGCGTAGGCTTCTGGAGGCTCCCGCCATCGCTAGATGAGTTCGGCGAGAAGTACGGGGGAAAACCGATCGACCTAACCGAGACAAACCTGCGGCTACAATGGGTCTCGTACGAGACGAAGGATGTGAAAGGCTTCATTGACCGTGCATCCAAAGACCCATATGTCCAATATATCGAAGTACATGGAAAAGGCCAATGGGCCACCATACCAAACGACGAATATTGGAACAGTAGCAGTCAAAATTACACATACACGTGGGGCCAAAGGCGTGTATATGCACCTGAAGCATGGACCTATCAAACTGGTAGCGAGAGTATTATTGTAGGACTGATAGATTCAGGAGTCCAGCTTGATCATCCAGACCTTACAGGACGTTTTACTAACGATGGATATGATTGTCTCAACAACGATAGCGACCCTAGTGACGACTACGGACATGGCACAGCCATGGCTGGTGTTATAGGATCGTCATGGAACAATGGTATTGGGTATGCTGGCATGTCTAAATCAAAAATATTACCAATAAAAAACGGCGACATCTACGGCCCAGATCCCGACGCGACAAGCCGAGGAATAGATTATGCAGTAAATCATGGTGCAAAAATTATTAGCATGAGCTTTGGGTTCTCTAGTGACTATATCAATGTAAGAACGAGTATAGCAAATGCTTATTCTGCCGGATGCATTCTAGTAGCTGCAGCAGGTAATTATGCGTCCAATAATACCTTATATCCTGCAGGTTACGATAATGTAATCGGCGTAAGTGCAACAGATCGATCAGATCAACTTGCATCGTTTTCTAACTTTGGCCCTACTGTAGACCTATCGGCGCCTGGAGTAGATATTGGTACCACTAGTATGGGCAGTATGTATGCTGCTATAGATGGTACCTCTCCGGCGGCAGCGATGGTTTCTGGGGTGGCGGCCCTCGTATGGTCTCAGAATCCTACGACTCTCAGGGATAGAATACTTACGTATTTATATAACTCTGCTGATGATCGTGGCGCTTCGGGACGTGATGATCAGTTTGGCTATGGTATCGTGAACGCTTATGGTGCAGTGATGTATGGTCAAATGCGAGCCGTTGGAACCGGTAATTTGCCAGGAAGTGGCTATGCGGCACAGACTTCCCTTTACGTTCCTGCGGACTCATATGTCGATACGATTATGGTTGGCAATGAAAACTCGAATCTTGATATATTACTTAAATGGAACTCACCACCCACGCTCTCAAGTTACGATGCGGCCAGTGGCAGCAATTATTCTCTAGAACGTGCTTTAACCAGAGGCTCAGGAACGTTATATATCTTAGTATACGCATTTAGTGGAGGCGGTAACTTCAAATTGTGTTCGATTAGCGGAGCCCCGACAGATGGTAGCTTCGTTGCCGATACTCTCCAGCAAGGTTACGGTTATTACAGTGGAGGTCAGGGCTGGGGTAAAGGATATGCTTTCAACTCGGGCCCTGATGGATGTAACTTCGACCTAGCAGTAAAATGGAACCAGATAGCTTCACCATATGTATATGATGCGAAGAGCGAAACCCCTGCAGCACAGGAAATCGTTGGCCCTGTGTACGGTACAGGAACATTCTATAGCACGGTATACTCACAAAGCGGAATCGGAGAGTTTGCCATGTTGCGATTCGTGTACTAA
- a CDS encoding S8 family serine peptidase: MPAVSTKSDNGNYIVVFEGQASVMDDQVAAFASDNNATVLYRYGSINGMAIHVPGEDAIAKLKALKGVKYVEKDVKFYATLDRAAPIIGAPQVWDTGYTGKGVKVALVDTGIDGTHPDLKGRIVGWKDLINNRDTPYDDYGHGTHCAGIIGGNGAASNGKYKGIAPEVQFVGVKVLGKDGSGDLSTIIAGVEFAANSDAQIISMSLGSNQHSQAMDDAVKAAVQKGKIVVCAAGNSGPSPRTIGCPADTPEAITVGATDKNDQIASFSSRGPTKSGLQKPDVTAPGKDIISCRATGIKEGSAIDTYYLSMSGTSMACPMVSGSIALLVQKKPGLTAAEAKDILEKTAKRLGSGTPNYDYGYGRISIKNAIDYLDGKYTPEPAPSPTPTPTPSPGNPGYPYPGYPGYPYPGYPGQPMPTPTPSPGNPGYPGYPYPGYPYPGYPYPGYDDE, translated from the coding sequence ATGCCGGCTGTCTCCACGAAGAGTGACAACGGCAACTACATCGTAGTGTTTGAAGGCCAGGCCAGCGTTATGGATGACCAGGTGGCGGCCTTCGCCTCGGATAATAACGCGACGGTCCTTTACCGGTATGGCTCCATAAACGGGATGGCCATCCACGTGCCGGGAGAGGACGCCATCGCGAAGCTTAAGGCGCTAAAGGGCGTCAAATACGTCGAGAAGGACGTCAAGTTCTACGCCACGCTCGACAGGGCCGCCCCCATCATCGGCGCCCCGCAGGTATGGGATACCGGGTACACCGGTAAGGGCGTCAAGGTGGCGCTCGTGGACACGGGCATCGACGGCACCCACCCCGACCTGAAGGGCCGGATTGTCGGATGGAAGGACCTGATTAATAACAGGGACACGCCTTATGACGACTACGGCCACGGTACCCACTGCGCCGGTATAATCGGCGGCAACGGGGCCGCATCGAATGGAAAGTATAAGGGCATCGCCCCGGAGGTCCAGTTCGTCGGAGTAAAAGTCCTCGGTAAGGACGGGTCCGGCGACCTTTCAACCATAATTGCGGGCGTGGAGTTCGCCGCGAACAGCGACGCCCAGATAATATCCATGTCGCTCGGCTCGAACCAGCACTCCCAGGCCATGGACGACGCGGTAAAGGCTGCGGTCCAGAAGGGCAAGATAGTGGTGTGCGCTGCGGGCAACAGCGGCCCGAGCCCCAGGACCATAGGCTGCCCCGCGGACACCCCCGAAGCCATCACCGTTGGAGCCACGGATAAAAACGACCAGATAGCGTCCTTCAGCTCCAGGGGCCCCACCAAGAGCGGCCTCCAGAAGCCCGACGTGACCGCCCCCGGCAAGGACATAATATCGTGCAGGGCGACGGGCATTAAGGAGGGCAGCGCAATCGATACGTACTACCTGTCCATGAGCGGCACCTCGATGGCCTGCCCCATGGTGTCCGGCTCTATCGCCCTTCTCGTGCAGAAGAAGCCCGGCCTGACGGCCGCAGAGGCCAAGGACATCCTGGAGAAGACCGCGAAGCGCCTTGGGTCGGGCACGCCTAACTATGACTATGGCTATGGCAGGATTAGCATAAAGAACGCCATCGACTACCTGGATGGCAAGTATACGCCCGAGCCGGCGCCGTCTCCGACGCCGACTCCAACGCCCAGCCCGGGCAACCCTGGCTACCCGTATCCTGGCTACCCAGGCTACCCATACCCAGGCTACCCGGGACAACCGATGCCGACCCCAACGCCCAGCCCGGGCAACCCTGGCTACCCAGGCTACCCATACCCAGGCTACCCATACCCTGGCTACCCATATCCGGGCTATGACGACGAATAA
- a CDS encoding helix-turn-helix domain-containing protein, translating into MKVPQMYAPEWMLEKAKVVAGEIVNAEDRGAIIQAYREKMDLTQEQLSRIMRLRRETISRIEHGKVTPTLAFIHTFSGIATLMEAVKSYRSMNRAVEYLYFIRIGAELGVPQENVVSIVDTALMNYEKKRRKAIRFLER; encoded by the coding sequence TTGAAGGTTCCCCAGATGTACGCGCCGGAGTGGATGCTTGAAAAGGCCAAGGTCGTAGCGGGCGAGATAGTGAACGCCGAAGACCGGGGCGCGATAATCCAGGCCTACAGGGAGAAGATGGACCTCACCCAGGAGCAGCTTAGCCGGATCATGCGGCTCCGCCGGGAGACCATTTCCCGCATAGAGCATGGCAAGGTGACGCCCACCCTCGCCTTCATCCACACATTCTCGGGCATCGCGACGCTGATGGAGGCCGTAAAGTCTTACCGCTCGATGAACCGGGCCGTCGAATACCTTTATTTTATCAGGATCGGGGCGGAGCTCGGCGTCCCCCAGGAAAACGTCGTGTCAATCGTGGACACGGCCTTAATGAACTATGAAAAGAAGCGCAGGAAGGCTATACGCTTTCTGGAGAGATGA